A window of Bactrocera tryoni isolate S06 unplaced genomic scaffold, CSIRO_BtryS06_freeze2 scaffold_25, whole genome shotgun sequence genomic DNA:
GCAGGTTGCGTTTGGGGTGGAGCCATTTGTTGCGTTCCTGAAGGCTCGTTAGATATATTTTGGACCACTGTTgccaaaactgttgcttgagacagcaaacaagttgccatctctcgcagcaACGAATTGGGTCCGTTGGCACTTGTGCTGGGGGCAGTGCTCGCAGAGGACAACCGATTAAAAGGTGCGCTGGAGTTAATGTTTCTCCGTCGTTGGGGTCCTGGCTCAACGGTGTTAGGGGACGCGAGTTCAAaatggcctccacttcggccagTAGCGTTGAGAGCTCTTCCGTCGTTAGTAGAGCGTTGCCGAGTGCGCGAACGATTACATGCTTGGCGGACTTCACGGCCGCCTCCCATAATCCGCCGTAGTGCGGCGCCCTGGGTGGTATAAAGCCGAAGCTGAATCCTTCTTCGGCTGCGAACCCCCTTAGTTCTGGCGCTTGCGCTAGAAACGCCTAAttcagctcgcgcagcttgcgGTCGACGCCGACAAAGTTGgttgcgttgtcgctgaatattttctgtggcatccctcggcgaccaatgaaccttttgagggcgaaaataaaataattcgtaGATAGGTCCGAGACGagttctaaatgtactgcttttgaagtgaagcaaacgaaaactgctatataagtctttacgggtggtcgaccacgtatttttaacgttgtatatatgggaccacaaaaatctacgccacatatcaGAAAGGGTCGTAAAACTCGAAGTCGTTCAACTGGCAAATTCCCCATTATTTgggtttgcaacttcggcttgtaatgaaagcAGTGTGTACAATTTCTTACGattctactgcaagcttctttggcattaattagccatatgcgttctcgaagaagcgcaaccaacgcttttgtcacagcgtggtgatttcgaaagtgcaggaaccgtaagTAAGTGATAACGAAATGCGAATTTTTATTCAGTAACAATGGGAATTTGGTAtagtatgggagaggtgcatttaataggcgacctcctactcggattaatttaaaagaaagcgacgtatccgagtactcatgcaagaacgggttgagtttttgcaagttggCGGGTAGCGTCGTCCCTTTAGTCAGTTTTTGGATTTCGCACGCAAACTCAGAATGTTGAATCACCtggacaattttcaaaaaactcaagtTTAATTCGTCTGCCGTCAGAGCTCTTCCCACAGTAGGCGTTTTTGGTCGTCTGATTCATTGTAATAaatatgcgaccacacgaagcaacttttgatgagaagagaatttttcaatcaGCTCCATTATAGTGTTATCGTTCACATTTGCAGACAATGTGAAagcgtttttcttcttctctaaggCTTCGTTTTCTGGGGAGAGCTGGAAGTGAGCGTTAATTGGCCATAAAGCGGGGTCTTCttggaggaactgtggaccgccaaaccatatagAATTATTgaattcgtccacgttacaaccccaagacacttgatccgcaggattttgtttcgttggcacatgtcgccactGTACATTGTCAGTCAATtcttggatttcggacactctaTTTGTGACAAAGGTTTGTAATGAAGATGGATGTGTTTTTACCCAGTGCAATAcaatttcagagtctgtccaaaatataattttctcgAATCGTCGACTCAACATTGGTGCAACTCGTGACCATAATTTggcaagaagatgtgctgccgagagctcaagacgcggaagagacttggtcttcagcggagccactctagactttgcagtaagcagcatacattttacaccactagcagattggcttcgtatgtatatgcagcatccgtacgctcttattgaagcgtcggagaagccatggaTTTGGCATGTAGCAGTCGACTCTAGGTTTACATACCGAGGAATGCTAATTGACGACAGCTGCAGTAGGTTGGCTTTgaaattctgccagctagtgttgaggcgcaatggaatcgactcatcccaatctagtttttgaatccaaagctcttgcaataagatttttgctttggtaactggtggggctaataatccaagaggatcgaaaaggcgAGCGGAGACTGACAATATGTTCcgtttagtggctcgcagatcattaaagttggcatccaacacaaatcgaaacaaatcctctttcggcaaccagtggattcctagtgttttagttgaatttttgtcattgaaacttaatgacttttcagtgcaatcacctgccgagtttaatattttaattacttcacttcttataagatctagagactcaaaattttcagatcctgtCAATAAGTAATCGACATAAAAGTCTCTTCTAAAGCCCAAAACTTTTGGACCACCGAAATAATTGACGTTAAGTCATCTTCagattggcataatgtgctagttGCAGAAGCAGGAGAACTTAGATTGCTGGCATATTTGCCAGACACAACCCACCATAAAAGGGTTTTCTGTAGCATTGGTTGATTAGGGCcacttttaatttggccaaccgCTAACAGatcgaaaaaggtttctgcACCCAACaagatatcaattttttttgattaatggaattctggatccgccaatttaatattgtgcggaatttttcagccattaacatttatgttatggtctggatgattagccgaaatgcaacgcattatccagaattccgccgaaaattcggaattatttacccgcgacttaacaaacgcgcttaattttgtccccactttcgtattggaatttccaattcctaTTATGTTTAACGTTTTGTGTTGGCGGCGAATCCGCAACTTttgtgccaagtcctccgtcataaagttgactTGGGAGCCTGAGTCCACGCTCTCGCAGGCAGGTATTCACCATAACTGGTCCTCACTTGAATAACTGCTGTCgccaacattacccgatccggcatactcgctgtatgcatggcatgtgtgGTTGATGTTTGCGGATGAGATGCAGCGGGGAAGGAAACCGTGTACTGGTGCAACAAtgtgtgatgcgatcgattgcatacacgacatcgatccgctctgcacttgGATACCGTATGCCCCTTACGtaagcaatttatgcataaagGCACCGATTTCACAAACTCGAACCGCTGTTGTACAGGAAGCGCATTGAAAGTGGGGCAGGCAGTTAAAGGGTGTTCTTTTGACTTGCATTTTTGACAAGTCGGCTGCTTTGCATCTGCAGCAACTAAAGCAGATTTTGTCCTGTCCATGTGTTGCTGCTTCATGTGGCTCATACTGGTTGTGGATCCGGATTTCGTCCTCGAACAGGATGCTCCTTCCGCAGCTAACTGCTGAAATCTTCTATTTAAAGATGCTTCGCAATCCTTCCATAATGGTAAGTGATCGTAGTCAAGTTGCTCTTCCCACTTGGATCGGGTGACAGAGTCAACCTTTGTCAtaactatatgtattataatggcgttttttatttgcttcttATCGCCCAGAGATAGCAAAGAGTCATAAACAGCAGACACTTCATCAATCATTGATCGCAATGAAGGCGCGGATGGCTTTGGgatggttggcagctcaaaacgtttagatattgtattgaaaaatatcaagcacttattatcgtaaacttttttgagacttgccaacgctttcggataattttcatccgacatctgaaacACTTTAACTGTTCCCTgagcctctccagatagacaatttaccaaatggtaaaatttttctgtatctgggatatttggatcattatgaaccaagctctcaaacaaactcataaaatttttaaactctgaatattctcccttgaatttcggcaaatttattttagtgagtcttgagctgtgagaagctacgaaagatgtttcggcaattgacgttctatttttggctaaaatatttttaattattgatttcgtttcaacaattatgtcctctaactcccctcgagccatgtcgtcttcatcaatctcttcaattttagattggcatttcattagcttttcgctatgtgaatttaatatgtcgAGCCGACATTCCAATTCAATTGGATCTAACGACATGGTTTTTTCTAAAAGGCCCGTCTTTATtcgcaaaatactattttttgcctCCGTCCTTTGGCgctttaatgactttaagtCGATTAACTCCTTACTTGAAgagaggttggcgatagttggctttggcttgctcattttgcgtgtttaaaaaccaaaaaggttggcaacagatatattaaaaatcgataacgataacgaaaaaaatatatatatcgattcccaaatatacgaaagccaaaccaatagcaataaaggttggcaacaaatatatttggaatcggttacgaaaacgagaaagaataatatcgattcccaagtatacgaaTGCCAAACCGATGAGTTATGCAAAATGAGCACTAGCACAGTCGAAAATTTAACGCGAAAAAATATTgtccaataattaaatttgcgaaaacccgagataatatgcgaaaaaactgaccgaattaaaattttaaaattatgcgaTTTAAAAAAAGGTCGCACCTTAATGTAGGCGAATCCGCAATCCCAAAATCCCTTCACATTcacttcaatatatgtatataatacgtatatgtatgatatttaatatacatatgtagaaacgATAAATAAGCGTGTAATGTGAAAAgagagagccaaaaactgaaagtgtgcgtttgcagttttattattattgttttttgtttgcaccactttcaataattcgcactcgttacctgttGCGTCGGCTGTTTGCCAGCGCTTACGTCCCTCTGGCACAGGATGCagcggcagctcattcccacgacgACTTAAACAGCAGCGGATTGACTGCAGCAGCAAATTGACGGCAGCAGCGACGTGATGGCAGCAGTGGCGGGATGGCAGCAGCGGATTGACGGCAGCAGCGACGTGATGGCAGCAACGGTGATGACAGCAACGGTTTTAAGAACAACGCTTTGAGCTTACCGGTCTCTTCACTATGCGGCACTTTAGAAAGtttataaaactgtttttttttgtttaattataacgtaattattcttattaatttttgcttgagCTTTTATTTGCGCCCACCATTGTACCGCATAAATAATTCACCTTGCAATTTACCACcttttcttcttattctttCTCACGAACTTCTTTTAGCAACACACACTATGTATTTatttctgtatgtatatatgtatgtgcacgctCTCCACAATACttccctttttttttttgctcttttaggctgaggtaagtatgtattttagcaCTCCactttacaaatatgtatgtatgtatgtataattttttttttgtttttacagaTTTCACTGCACGCActgtgtatgtagatatatatgtttgttttatagGTTTTCACTGCACGCactttgcatatatgtatgtacatacatatatgcacatatatatttggatttttaatcccctttataattttttgtgttaatttttgttttagaatttgttgttttttcacctTCACAACCGTGAACACCGAATTCCGAAAACCGAACACCGAAAAGGGTATAATTGGCAATTGGTTTGAAAAGaatttttgcactattattatATCACTGAATGTAATCTtaagttaacttttttaaacACGAAtttgtccctgctcgggcgccatgaaaattttcaagcgtttttgagaaataaaattgttttaaatttgttttgggaTGCGTGTTTGTTTAATCTTTTGTTTTCAAGGTATAGTCACTTAGCACAATTTAACCAATTGCCTACACCGAACACTTGAACTTACGGAAATTGCGACGgcgaaaaaagcgaaaaatgaGAAACGCGTGCGAATTCTTTGGCAGTCtaattacaattatttctttattctaGTTCATCTAGTTACTTAGCCTaagtcttaaaactaacggGATAGAACAGTTTGAATGGAAGTATACAGGTATGTACAAAGAGAGGTGAGTAAttcattttgttaacttataaatagtaatagattaaggtaagtatatttaacattattagGGTAAGTACAATTAAAGGAAAACTTTATAATTCAAACATAAAATGCATTTcagaaaagtaattaattttcatttcattttaggttgaacatatacatatacagaagtCGCTTGACGCAGCAGTGCCcttgaaaaaaggtaacatatatgaaacaaaaattcaaacatacactgaaaaaagtgtCATGGATGTTGTGAAATTCTtatcaaataataacaagaattactactcttactaactgaagagctctaaagGCCTAGTTGTGTTATCATAAAAAGGATATACTCTTCGGTAGACTCTAACGACGTTAAAGAAGCATggaaaaaatgtagttttagtattaaaacagcagttaaaatttttaacaaaaattggtGGGTAAAATAGAATTGATGGTAAATTCTAATCAACCAAAGAAAAACGAAACACATCCGATTTACAATCTAAAATATATGCTCCATACCAAAATATCAGTTGAGGaaccaaataaaagaaataatccAGTACAATGGACAAACTGCCATGAGTTTGGACACACGAAATCAAACCGCAACCTACGCAATGTCTGCGTGGTTTGTGGTGATTTATATCCCACATCCAAATGCACTCTTAAAAAAgagaatttaaatgaaaaatgtcgtAATTGTGGGGGAAATCTCACTACAAACTATAGGGGTTGTCCTGCATATAAAGACTTAAAAACGAAATTGTCTGTCGGAATTCAAGCACGTTGTAACGAAATGTTAGATATTCATcctattgaatatattaaaattccCGCCATATTTCAAAACCATTAAGTCTTAAAGACAATGCTGCACAAGAGAGCTATACAAACATGGTGAAAGACAACActgcacaaatgcaattgccccaaaaccaaccaaatggaagcgttgaaactataATTTTAAACCTTACCCAATGTattacacaatttatgtctacaatgcaaaatatgattctaAGCAGAAAatcaaatgttgcaaacttttttaattaaaaaatgaacgCACTGAACatttgtatcgggtgatttttttgaggttaggattttcatgcattagtatttgacagatcacgtgggatttcagacatggtgtcaaagagaaagatgctcagtatgctttgacatttcatcatgaatagacttactaacgagcaacgcttgcaaatcattgaattttattaccaaaatcagtgttcggttcgaaatgtgtttcgcgctttacgtccgatttatggtctacataatcgaccaagtgagcaaacaattaatgcgattgtgaccaagtttcgaactcagtttactttattggacattaaaccaaccacacgaatgcgtacaatgcgtacagaagagaatattgcgtctgtttctgagagtgtggctgaagaccgtgaaatgtcgattcgtcgccgttcgcagcaattgggtttgtgttattcgaccacatggaagattttacgcaaagatcttggtgtaaaaccgtataaaatacagctcgtgcaagaactgaagccgaacgatctgccacaacgtcgaattttcagtgaatgggccctagaaaagttggcagaaaatccgctttttatcgacaaattttgttcagcgatgagctcatttctggttgaatggctacgtaaataagcaaaattgccgcatttggggtgaagagcaaccagaagccgttcaagaactgcccatgcatcccgaaaaatgcactgtttggtgtggtttgtacgctggtggaatcattggaccgtatttttcaaagatgctgttggacgcaacgttacggtgaatggcgatcgctatcgttcgatgctaacaaactttttgttgccaaaaatggaagaactgaacttggttgacatgtggtttcaacaagatggcgctacatgccacacagctcgcgattctatggccattttgaggaaaacttcggagaacaattcatctcagaaatggacccgtaagttggccaccaagatcatgcgatttaacgcctttagactatttttgtggggctacgtcaagtctaaagtctacagaaataagccagcaactattccagctttggaagacaacatttccgaaagaaattcgggctattccggccgaaatgctcgaaaaaagttgcccaaaattggactttcgaatggaccacctaagacgcagccgcggtcaacatttaaatgaaattatcttcaaaaagtaaatgtcatgaaccaatctaacgtttcaaataaagaaccgatgagattttgcaaattttatgcgtttttttttaaaaaaaagttatcaagctcttaaaaaatcacccgatatatggaATGCTAAGGGTGTAAACCAGTATAAATTggaacttattagatttctggatgaaaataatattgatataatgtCAACGTGTGTAGATGTTGTTCGAGTATTGTCCACTTCTTCATCACTGCCTGAGTCAGCTTCGGCACTGTATTTTGCAAAATAGCACTTTTCACACGTCCTTATATAGTGTTTAGTGCATGTCGGAATAAGGCAATGGTCACAAACTGCTGTTGTTTTATTATCGATCTTATCAGTTTTGCAGGTTTCACACCGCCGTTTCAAAGTGTTGACCTGTTTCAAGAatagaaaatattgaataaatttgaaaatgaattaattttgaaataaaatgaattatgaAACCTTACCTGTATTGCCGGACGCGAGCTCACCACTGCAGGAAACCGTTTGAAATTGATCAAGTCCATTCCAATTTTAGTTGtataattcatttttgttttgcatcggTTTTTAATTGCATCTGCGCTAGCTCCATAGAGagttctttcaaaaatatttaacgcTTTTCAGACTTATTGGTGTTCCACAAAGGGTGACTAAGATCAAACATCCTGAACGCTGCAAGCCCAGCATACTCGTATTATAAAATAATGCCATGGGCCAGCggtttgttatactctcgcaacaaagttgctaaggagagtattataatattgttcacataacggttgtttgtaagtcctaaaactaaaagagtcagatatagggttatatataccaaagtgatcagggcgacgattAGAGTAGatatccggatgtctgtctgtccgtccgtgcaagctgcaacttgagtaaaaattgagatgtcatgatgaaacttggtacacgtatttcttggctccataagaaggttaagttcgaagatgggcaaaatcggcccactgccacgcccaaaaaatggcgaaaaccgaaaacctataaagtgtcataactaagccataaataaatatattaaagtgaaatttggcacaaaggatcgcattagggaggggcatatttcgacgtaattttttttggaaaagtgggcgtggccccaccccctactaagttttttgtacatatctcggaaactactatagctatgtcaaccaaactctatagagtcgtttccttcaggcatttccatatacccTCCCTTCGAAAacacacaaatacggtatttgaaaaatatgtaaatgacggataatgaaatctcgattatcactttatcatgcgagagtataaaattttcggtgacacccgaacttagcccttccttacttgtttttcatttgCCAGAGAATCCACGTAGCATTTTGTCAAAAGTATCAACACCACCTGCTCATTATAATCATGTACGACTTGTGGTTTGTTGTTACAGGATTTACATCTTCGCTGGCATGAGCAGTTGAAAGCATTAGTACATTTTTCTTCGAATGTGTTGTAAAGCTTACTAATtgcattgattttgaaaaacaaaacacagaTTTAAATACACCCCTTTTTTTGCTTCTTCAGAGGATGTAAATAGTTTTGGCAATTGTGGCTTATTGCCTCGTATTGTGCCCACCAACGTGGTATTCCGCACAAGCAAATCATCCGCCAATTCATAACTtgtgaaaaagttgtccatcGTGATATTCACACCCCTGTCCAAATATTGGTTGCTGAGTCGCATAACAAGATTGCGCGCAATACCAAGCGACCGCTGTTCATTAGGCTGTGCACCCAAATATACTTCGCCTGCAAGTGGATAGTTGGTTTTTGCGTCAGCAAGCCATTTATTTTCCAGGCTTAGAGGGAATGTATTGGCGGAAACTGCATCGGTTTCTCGTTGAAAGTAACTGCTCATCAACTGTCAATTCTTTACCTGGGACAAATGGTATCGTCAAATTCGCCAAGAATATTGTCAATGCATTGCGAATAGGTGCCAATTTGTGGTATCGTAGTCTCTCAGTGCGAGTCCGGGAATCGTCAAAGCGTATAAAACGGCATAATTGCTCAAACCAATGTAGTGACATCACTGCTCTATAAAAAGGCATGTTCGTTTTGTGAAAAAGATCCTTAGCATGAACTAAGTTTGCCTTCTCAGCTCCGGGgtataaaattattgcaataaaaGCATATAATTCATCCGCATTTGTGTCTTgccaatatcttttttttttgaactgtttGATGCATATTAGCCTGTATTACTCTTTTAGCTTTCCTATTCGTTTCAAGAGCAATACTTTCAACAAGAGACACTGGGAAAACGCGTACGAAGGCATCGATTTTAGATCCAAAACTTTCCGTGCATAGTGAAGTTGATTGTCTACGCATTCCCAATGCCCGTTTCGTTCGCCGTTTTTCAGTTTGGTTTGCCTTTCACCTGaccacaatatttttctttattttatagataaatcgcacataacagctgatacatgtactgatctatcttctgatcattcCCTGtattaataaagttatgtgaacaacccatattcgttgatccaaaagtgggtctgACATCTTATAAACCAACtgcctaaaatataaaaaatacgtgagtagccacTATACACAATATtaattgagtacaaaataaatacaggaagagatattgacgaaagcataagagaagtcaataatataataactagcgcagctgtcttagcaacaccaaacaaaagctgTAAGCTGCttggtttcaaaaaaatcactAATAGAATGCGTAAATTAAACGCCaggaagaattcaacactgaAATGTATGTAAAGAAGTTGTGTTCAAATTCAAGCAAGCGAAATtacctttggaaagcccaaaagtccatgaagctaccaactgactccaacatgcctatacgagactggGGTGGAAATAGCGCTCGAAGCggcgaggaaaaggctaattattttgcaaatcatctagaaaaggtatttcaacctatTATTCTGGaattattaaaatcataaaagaacttaactcaaaaaagtcaccagatatgacaattttaccccaaaaatgctaattgagttaccaaatattgctctagaggtgctctctttgctcttcaatgcaattctgaGTCtaggatactatccaatttcatggaaaaagtcgcagattatcttgatagacaagacggggaaagacttaacacagccgtcttcatacagaccaatcagacTTCTAccttgtctttctaaaataattgaaaaagtgttgctggccaagatgtctcctttcctccacgaaaataatataataccaacgcactaATTcaggtttcgtgaaaaacatatgTAGCACGATGGAGCAAGTAAATataattactaacgaaataagaaaatcatttgagaacagagagtactgttcaactatatttctagacgtggctcaggaaTTTGATAGGGTGTACtagcatgaaggccttttatataagactaaaaatattctacctttagaattgtataaaacattggagtcttatttaaaatatatacagataagggctggtgtaccacagggcagtgttttaagcccaactctatacataatatatacagcagatctttcagcagctaataatatattgacttCAAATGCCACATTATAGCATCAAAAATATTAGCGGAGcacttaagttctgtcgaagaatggctagccaactggcatataaatgtgaatgaacaaagtGTAAGCATGctacattttcgcttagaccaaaaatgtgttATTACCTCGAGAAATACACCACCTTTAAAacgcatataaatttttttgtttcatatgaTCCGGTAACGAGTTGTAATGTTCACCACTTTCTTTAAGGCGCTTCTGGAGCTTCACCGTCACAGGcttcttatttattaatatttttcatagatcaatttttctaatatacttcaaaagttgtacaataatatgtctttaaatttaatacaattataTTACTCATGtcgccgcaaaaaaaaaaaacataaattcatATATCCATTTTTTGCCTTTAAAACCTTATACCCCCCTTAAGGAATCTAACACCATATCAGCCGTTTAGTAGTGTAATAAACATACTCACTCACAAACTTTCGCCTTTATAATAGTGGTATGATAATTTCAACAACAAGACCCACAAATCAAGTGACGCTTGCGCAACTGTATTCTGTAAAAAGTTGATTCTTAACTATCCAGAATCGACTCCGATATACTATAGTGCCCCATGAAACTAAACATatggtatataagtatgtaatattgttttaatttttgaacgTAAATACCTTTATTCGTTTACTATAttaatactaataattattttgaatagtaatgaagtcattcatttgaaaaattaataatatatgtaataagACTACTACATTGTAACCAAAAGTCAGAAGACGAGTCTGAGTTTTCTCCTAAACGAATGATTACTCCTCAAACCATTCTAATTAATCGTTATTTTATACTTAGGGATGGAACAACAGATGTCACACGTACATTTCATTTTGGAGAGCCCACAGATGTCCAAAAAGAAGCTTATACACGAGTTTTAAAAGGACAATTAGCATTTGGCTGCACAATTTTTCCCTCACGggttaaagtaaatatatttctatgatTCTAAtcaattttagtatatttattaattaacatAGGGTCAAATGCTCGATACAATCGCAAGAAAATCATTATGGGATATCGGACTCGACTACGGGCACGGAACAGGACATGGTATTGGATCATTTCTTAATGTACATGAAGGTCCTATGGGAGTAGGAATTCGACCCATGCCTGATGATCCTGGATTGCAAGAAAACATGTTTATTTCAAAtggtacaattaaaaatatgttttaaaatgtaCCAATTTTAACGATTTTAAATTTATCGTTATGCCAGAGCCAGGCTATTATCAAGACGGAGAGTTTGGTATACGAATTGAAGATATCGTTCAGATTGTTCCAGCTTCCACTAGTTATAATTTCGCAGGAAGAGGTGGTTTGACATTCAAAACTATAACAATGTGtccaaaacaaacaaagatgatCAAAAAAGATTTGTTGACCAATGTTG
This region includes:
- the LOC120780274 gene encoding uncharacterized protein LOC120780274, with the translated sequence MPFYRAVMSLHWFEQLCRFIRFDDSRTRTERLRYHKLAPIRNALTIFLANLTIPFVPGEVYLGAQPNEQRSLGIARNLVMRLSNQYLDRGVNITMDNFFTSYELADDLLVRNTTLVGTIRGNKPQLPKLFTSSEEAKKGVYLNLCFVFQNQCN
- the LOC120780275 gene encoding uncharacterized protein LOC120780275 → MNYTTKIGMDLINFKRFPAVVSSRPAIQVNTLKRRCETCKTDKIDNKTTAVCDHCLIPTCTKHYIRTCEKCYFAKYSAEADSGSDEEVDNTRTTSTHVDIISILFSSRNLISSNLYWFTPLAFHISGDFLRA